Below is a genomic region from Treponema sp. OMZ 798.
TTTTGGTAAGCACCTTGTGATATGCCTTGTGCTACACCTTCGCGATAACCCTCACTTATACATGATGCCCTGTCGTTTTCATATTTCATGCGGGAGTCATAGAGCCATTTTTCTTTCGGGCTCATTTCCATTACTATAATTTTATCATTTGCTTTTGCCATTACTTTAGAAGTTTCTGCCAGCATCTTTCTTACCTCCGGATTATCAGTTTCGATAAATTTAAGCCAGTTTAATAAGCGTTTTGTTTTATTATCCTTACACTGACCTTCTTTTAACAGCCTTGCCTTTTCAAGGTTTAATATATGTATCTCAAGTTTTGAAACTAAAGGCTCTTTTGTGTCTTGTTCAAGAATAACGTACTTATTATGCAAACGCTTATTTTTATTAAAGCCTTCCCCTATTAAGTTTATTGTAATACACTTTGGAAGTTTTGTATAGTCTTGGCCTTGTTTGACACCTTCATTATACATCTTAGACCAATAATACAAGGTTCTTTCAGGGAAATCAAAGAGCCATCTGTTTTGAATCTCAATATCAACAAAAGTCCCATCTTTTAGTCTTAGTTTTATGTCCAAAACTCCTAACTTTTCACTTAAGAGTTCTTTATGAAACTCCTTATCCAGAAGTTCCAGCCCTGCGATGGTTTCAGGGGGAATGTCTAATATACATTCCAGTAAGTCCTGAAGTACATCCTTGTTTTCTTCCACTCCGAATACACGTTTAAAAGCATAGTCGTTACGGAGGGTTATTTTAAACGGTTGTGTCATATCAACCTCCATAAAATTTA
It encodes:
- a CDS encoding Rpn family recombination-promoting nuclease/putative transposase, whose protein sequence is MTQPFKITLRNDYAFKRVFGVEENKDVLQDLLECILDIPPETIAGLELLDKEFHKELLSEKLGVLDIKLRLKDGTFVDIEIQNRWLFDFPERTLYYWSKMYNEGVKQGQDYTKLPKCITINLIGEGFNKNKRLHNKYVILEQDTKEPLVSKLEIHILNLEKARLLKEGQCKDNKTKRLLNWLKFIETDNPEVRKMLAETSKVMAKANDKIIVMEMSPKEKWLYDSRMKYENDRASCISEGYREGVAQGISQGAYQNKLETAAAFKRLGIDIAKIAEGTGLSIQEIEEL